From one Streptomyces mobaraensis genomic stretch:
- the glp gene encoding molybdotransferase-like divisome protein Glp encodes MSDAAAAAPGADRLWSVDEHLADILRTVRPLEPIELQLLDAQGCVLVEDVTVPAALPPFDNSSMDGYAVRAADVRDASEKFPAVLTVVGDVAAGGDGTLVAVGPGQAARIMTGAPLPPGAEAVVPVEWTDGGLGGGPATTMSAGGIAAGTGDGLGAVRVHRPVTARAHVRARGSDVAAGDLALPAGTVLGPAQLGLLAAIGRATVTVRPRPRVVVLSTGSELVPPGTELAPGRIHDSNSYLLAACARDAGALAYRVGAVEDDAATLRATLEDQIVRADAIVTSGGVSVGAYDVVKAALTGLSGDEGRVEFRKLAMQPGKPQGFGRLGPGRTPLFALPGNPVSAYVSFELFVRPAVRAMMGLEPPERPVVRAECAEPVGPSPKGRRQYLRGRYADGRVTPVGGAGSHLVGALARADALIVVPEDVTSVPAGAEVDCILLGGLPD; translated from the coding sequence GTGAGCGACGCCGCCGCGGCCGCGCCGGGCGCGGACCGCCTCTGGTCCGTGGACGAGCACCTCGCCGACATCCTGCGCACGGTCCGTCCGTTGGAGCCCATCGAGCTCCAACTGCTCGACGCCCAGGGCTGCGTACTCGTCGAGGACGTCACGGTCCCGGCCGCCCTGCCGCCCTTCGACAACAGCTCCATGGACGGCTACGCGGTGCGGGCCGCCGATGTCCGGGACGCCAGCGAGAAGTTCCCGGCGGTGCTCACGGTCGTCGGCGACGTCGCGGCGGGCGGCGACGGGACGCTCGTCGCCGTGGGGCCCGGCCAGGCCGCGCGGATCATGACCGGAGCGCCGCTGCCGCCCGGCGCCGAGGCGGTCGTCCCCGTCGAGTGGACCGACGGCGGGCTCGGCGGCGGGCCTGCGACCACCATGTCCGCGGGTGGAATCGCCGCAGGGACGGGCGACGGGCTGGGCGCGGTGCGCGTCCACCGCCCCGTCACCGCCCGCGCCCACGTCCGCGCCCGCGGCAGCGACGTCGCCGCCGGCGACCTCGCGCTCCCCGCCGGCACCGTCCTCGGCCCCGCCCAGCTCGGGCTGCTGGCCGCCATCGGCCGCGCCACCGTCACCGTCCGCCCGCGCCCCCGCGTCGTCGTCCTCTCCACCGGCAGCGAGCTCGTCCCGCCCGGCACCGAGCTCGCCCCCGGCCGCATCCACGACTCGAACAGCTACCTCCTCGCCGCCTGCGCCCGCGACGCCGGGGCCCTCGCCTACCGCGTCGGCGCGGTCGAGGACGACGCCGCGACGCTGCGCGCCACCCTGGAGGACCAGATCGTCCGCGCCGACGCCATCGTCACCAGCGGCGGCGTCAGCGTCGGCGCCTACGACGTCGTCAAGGCGGCGCTCACCGGGCTCTCCGGCGACGAGGGCCGGGTCGAGTTCCGCAAGCTGGCCATGCAGCCCGGCAAGCCGCAGGGCTTCGGCCGGCTCGGGCCCGGCCGCACCCCCCTCTTCGCCCTCCCCGGCAACCCGGTCAGCGCCTACGTCTCCTTCGAGCTCTTCGTCCGGCCCGCCGTCCGCGCCATGATGGGCCTCGAACCGCCGGAGCGCCCCGTCGTCCGCGCCGAGTGCGCCGAGCCCGTCGGCCCGTCGCCGAAGGGCCGCCGCCAGTACCTGCGCGGCCGGTACGCGGACGGGCGGGTCACCCCCGTCGGGGGCGCGGGATCGCACCTGGTGGGGGCGCTCGCGCGGGCCGACGCGCTGATCGTCGTGCCGGAGGAC